In Afipia sp. GAS231, a single window of DNA contains:
- a CDS encoding nucleotidyltransferase family protein has product MSVVPSKAMVLAAGLGLRMRPLTDNMPKPLVRVAGQPLLDHVLDKLAAAGVVEAVVNVHYLPDQIIAHTAARSHPRVIISDERDQVLGTGGAVVKALPLLGSQPFFHLNADTMWIDGVRPNLTRLAETFDPDRMDILLLMAPTTTSIGYAGRGDYAMLPDGALRKRKEHQVVPFVYAGAAIMSPSLFHDAPAGEFSLTKLFDRANEQERLFGLRLDGVWMHVGTPDAVHDAEEAFLESVA; this is encoded by the coding sequence ATGTCCGTAGTACCCAGCAAAGCCATGGTCCTTGCCGCCGGTCTTGGCCTGCGCATGCGCCCGTTGACCGACAACATGCCGAAACCGCTGGTGCGCGTGGCCGGTCAGCCCTTGCTCGATCATGTGCTGGACAAGCTCGCCGCTGCCGGCGTCGTTGAGGCCGTGGTCAACGTGCATTACCTGCCCGACCAGATCATCGCGCATACCGCCGCGCGCAGCCACCCCCGCGTCATCATCTCCGATGAGCGCGACCAGGTGCTCGGCACCGGCGGCGCGGTGGTGAAGGCGCTGCCTCTGCTGGGGAGCCAGCCGTTCTTCCACCTCAACGCCGATACGATGTGGATCGACGGCGTGCGGCCGAACCTGACGCGGCTCGCCGAAACCTTCGATCCCGATCGGATGGACATCCTGCTCCTGATGGCGCCGACCACGACCAGCATCGGCTATGCCGGCCGCGGCGACTACGCGATGCTGCCGGATGGCGCGCTGCGCAAGCGCAAGGAGCATCAGGTGGTGCCGTTCGTCTATGCCGGCGCCGCGATCATGTCGCCGTCGCTGTTTCACGACGCGCCCGCGGGCGAGTTCTCGCTGACGAAACTGTTCGACCGCGCCAACGAACAGGAGCGGCTGTTCGGCCTGCGGCTCGACGGCGTCTGGATGCATGTCGGAACCCCCGATGCGGTGCACGACGCTGAAGAGGCGTTTCTGGAGAGCGTGGCGTAG
- a CDS encoding PilZ domain-containing protein: protein MATAERRKGDRVTFERGFAAHMMGIDGTWRRDCVMEDVSETGAKLTVEGSVEGLHLKEFFLLLSSTGLAYRRCELAWVNGDQIGVNFLKLSDKKKKASAKRADAEV, encoded by the coding sequence ATGGCGACAGCAGAACGGCGGAAGGGCGATCGCGTCACATTCGAGCGCGGTTTTGCCGCGCACATGATGGGCATCGACGGCACCTGGCGGCGCGACTGCGTGATGGAGGACGTCTCCGAAACCGGCGCCAAGCTGACGGTCGAGGGTTCCGTCGAAGGTTTGCATCTGAAGGAATTCTTTCTGCTGCTGTCGTCGACCGGGCTCGCCTATCGCCGCTGCGAACTGGCCTGGGTCAATGGCGACCAGATCGGCGTCAATTTCCTGAAGCTTTCCGACAAGAAGAAGAAGGCTTCGGCCAAGCGCGCCGACGCCGAGGTCTGA
- the tsaE gene encoding tRNA (adenosine(37)-N6)-threonylcarbamoyltransferase complex ATPase subunit type 1 TsaE, which produces MTAPATFSVALANETATAHLMADLALLVGPGDVITLSGDLGAGKTAAARAMIRYLADDAALEVPSPTFTLAQSYDLPFPIVHADLYRINDASELEEIGLSPLPEATLVLIEWPERAPDALPADRIDIAFTHRPAFGSSARAAEITGHGKAAAQVERLNALRNFLGDTGFMDARRERMPGDASTRSYARLAQDDGTAILMNAPRRPDGPAIYDGKSYSAAVHLAEDVKPFVAIASGLRRHGFSAPAIRHTDLEQGFLITEDFGGAGVIEGEPPRPIAERYEAATDMLAALHRETLPETLPLTRELDYAIPVFDVDAWLVEIGLMTEWYFVDRGVELSREAREEFGAMWRQVLAKPAAAPRTWVMRDFHSPNIIWLGERTGILRVGIIDFQDAVLGPAAYDMVSLLQDARIDVPEQLELSLLTRYIKARRAADSQFDAADFAELYAIMSAQRNTRLLGTFARLNRRDGKPQYLRHQPRIWTYLNRSLAHPALAGFRDWYAAHVPPPVA; this is translated from the coding sequence ATGACCGCGCCAGCGACATTCTCCGTGGCGCTGGCGAACGAGACGGCAACCGCGCATCTGATGGCGGACCTGGCCCTGCTGGTCGGTCCCGGCGATGTGATCACGCTGTCGGGCGATCTCGGCGCCGGCAAGACCGCAGCGGCGCGGGCGATGATCCGCTATCTCGCCGACGATGCCGCGCTGGAAGTACCAAGCCCGACCTTCACGCTGGCGCAGAGCTACGACCTGCCGTTTCCGATTGTTCACGCCGACCTCTATCGCATCAACGATGCCAGCGAGCTGGAGGAGATCGGGCTGTCGCCGCTGCCGGAGGCCACGCTGGTGCTGATCGAGTGGCCGGAGCGCGCGCCGGATGCGCTTCCCGCAGATCGCATCGACATCGCGTTCACGCATCGTCCCGCGTTCGGATCCTCGGCGCGCGCCGCCGAGATTACCGGTCATGGCAAGGCGGCCGCACAAGTCGAGCGACTGAACGCGCTGCGCAATTTCCTGGGCGATACCGGCTTCATGGATGCCCGGCGCGAACGCATGCCCGGCGATGCCTCAACCCGCTCCTATGCCCGGCTTGCCCAGGACGACGGCACCGCCATCCTGATGAACGCACCACGGCGTCCAGATGGACCGGCGATCTATGACGGGAAATCCTACAGCGCGGCGGTGCATCTGGCCGAAGACGTCAAGCCGTTCGTCGCCATCGCCAGCGGCCTGCGCCGGCACGGCTTCTCGGCGCCCGCGATCCGGCACACCGATCTCGAACAGGGTTTCCTGATTACCGAGGATTTCGGCGGCGCGGGTGTGATCGAGGGCGAGCCGCCGCGGCCGATCGCCGAGCGCTACGAGGCCGCCACCGACATGCTGGCCGCGCTGCACCGTGAGACGCTGCCCGAAACCCTGCCGCTGACGCGAGAGCTCGACTACGCCATTCCCGTGTTCGACGTCGACGCCTGGCTGGTCGAGATCGGGCTGATGACCGAATGGTATTTCGTCGACCGCGGCGTCGAGCTGAGCCGGGAAGCCCGTGAGGAATTCGGCGCGATGTGGCGACAGGTGCTGGCGAAGCCGGCGGCGGCGCCGCGGACCTGGGTGATGCGGGATTTTCATTCCCCCAACATCATCTGGCTCGGCGAACGCACCGGCATCCTGCGCGTCGGCATCATCGACTTCCAGGATGCGGTGCTGGGGCCTGCCGCCTACGACATGGTGTCGCTGCTGCAGGATGCGCGGATCGACGTCCCGGAGCAGCTCGAACTGTCGCTGCTGACCCGCTACATCAAGGCGCGGCGCGCGGCCGACAGCCAGTTCGACGCCGCCGATTTCGCCGAGCTCTACGCCATCATGTCGGCGCAGCGAAACACCCGCCTGCTCGGCACCTTCGCCCGGCTCAACCGCCGTGACGGAAAGCCGCAATATCTGCGCCACCAGCCCCGGATCTGGACCTATCTGAACCGCTCGCTGGCGCACCCCGCTTTGGCAGGTTTCCGCGACTGGTATGCCGCCCACGTCCCCCCGCCGGTTGCCTGA
- the trxA gene encoding thioredoxin has translation MAVGKVSDADFEAEVLNATGPVVVDFWAEWCGPCRMIAPALDEISGAMGDKVKIVKLNVDESPKTASKYGVMSIPTLMIFKGGEMASRQVGAAPKQKLHQWISAAV, from the coding sequence ATGGCCGTTGGCAAGGTTTCTGACGCCGATTTCGAAGCCGAAGTGCTGAATGCGACCGGCCCGGTGGTGGTCGATTTCTGGGCCGAATGGTGCGGCCCGTGTCGCATGATCGCCCCCGCACTCGACGAGATTTCCGGCGCGATGGGCGACAAGGTCAAGATCGTGAAGCTGAACGTCGACGAGAGCCCGAAGACCGCCTCGAAATACGGCGTGATGTCGATCCCGACCCTGATGATCTTCAAGGGCGGCGAGATGGCCTCGCGCCAGGTCGGCGCCGCGCCGAAGCAGAAGCTGCATCAGTGGATATCAGCTGCGGTCTGA
- the addB gene encoding double-strand break repair protein AddB has protein sequence MRVFSVPVSVPLLRTVIAALVDGRLVDGFEARSNPLNLARATLYLPTRRAGRLAREIFLDELKTDAAILPRIVALGDIDEDELAFSESSEQFGGTAPLDIPPRLGELERRLTLAHLVAAWAKGPVLSPLVVGGPASTLALAGDLARLMDDMVTRGVAWEALDKLVPDQLDQYWQHSLEFLRIARKIWPDHLKEIGRIEPAERRDRLIDAEAARLAAHHDGPVIAAGSTGSMPTTAKFLGVVANLKQGAVVLPGLDTDLDDEAWQIIGGVRDAQGKFTTQPSSNHPQFAMQGLLDRFGIKRGDVEILGTPAAGGRDVLVSETMRPSSATEQWHDRLAEPDVSLKISAGMANLAVVEAPNSEMESLAIAIAMREARHLGKSAALVTPDRALARRVMAALTRWNLEFDDSGGDALTDTSAGIFARLTAEAAAKGLEPPTLLALLKHPLFRLGGAHGALKRAIEVLELAVLRGTRPQAGSGGLARDFDRFRSELKKLNNKETSSLHRSEQRAKLKEDELDLAQSLISALQKAFAPLESMATSKPYDFAELAQRHHEVLSALSSDQDGIAVVFEGTQGSVLAAAFDELLGEQKQSGLAVQLGDYAEVFQTAFADRMVRRPEHADAQLQIYGQLEARLTESDRVILGGLVEGVWPPAPRVDPWLSRPMRHELGLDLPERRIGLSAHDFAQLLGHGEVILSHSAKVGGAPAVASRFLHRLEAVAGEARWNAAKLAGANYVRFADELDRPDKVQPIEQPAPKPPLATRPLKLSVTAIEDWLRDPYTIYAKYILRLDPLDPVDMPLSAADRGSAIHDALGEFTQTYAEALPGDVVQTLRGIGAKHFAPLMERPEAKALWWPRFQRIVGWFADWEQARRDNLAKIFAETRGEIGIPLDNARTFTLSARADRIEQRRDGSFAILDYKTGQPPTGKQVRMGLSPQLTLEAAILRQGGFANIDAGASVGELVYVRLSGNNPPGEQRTLELKIRNNDTPQPPDAAADEALQKLEALIRAFENEDQAYTSLNLSMWSNRYGAYDDLARIKEWSAAGGLGIEEW, from the coding sequence ATGCGCGTTTTCAGCGTCCCCGTCTCCGTGCCGCTGTTGCGCACCGTCATCGCCGCTCTGGTCGATGGCCGGCTGGTCGATGGATTCGAAGCGCGCAGCAATCCGCTGAATCTGGCGCGGGCGACACTCTACCTGCCGACCCGGCGCGCCGGACGGCTGGCGCGGGAAATTTTTCTCGACGAGCTGAAGACCGATGCCGCGATCCTGCCGCGCATCGTTGCGCTCGGCGACATCGACGAGGACGAACTGGCGTTTTCGGAAAGTTCCGAACAGTTCGGCGGCACAGCGCCGCTCGACATTCCGCCGCGGCTCGGCGAACTCGAACGGCGATTGACGCTGGCGCACCTTGTTGCCGCGTGGGCGAAAGGTCCGGTACTGTCGCCGCTCGTGGTCGGCGGCCCGGCTTCGACCCTGGCGCTGGCCGGCGATCTGGCCCGGCTGATGGACGACATGGTGACGCGCGGCGTCGCCTGGGAAGCGCTCGACAAACTGGTGCCGGACCAGCTCGACCAATACTGGCAGCACTCGCTGGAATTTCTGCGCATCGCGCGCAAAATATGGCCGGATCATCTGAAGGAAATCGGCAGGATCGAGCCCGCGGAGCGGCGCGACCGTCTGATCGACGCGGAAGCCGCGCGCCTCGCGGCGCATCACGACGGCCCGGTGATCGCGGCGGGCTCGACCGGCTCGATGCCGACGACCGCAAAATTCCTCGGCGTTGTCGCCAACCTGAAGCAGGGCGCGGTGGTGCTGCCGGGGCTCGATACCGATCTCGACGACGAAGCCTGGCAGATCATCGGCGGCGTCAGGGATGCGCAGGGTAAATTCACCACCCAACCCTCGTCGAACCATCCGCAATTCGCGATGCAGGGACTGCTCGACCGTTTCGGTATCAAGCGCGGCGATGTCGAAATCCTCGGCACGCCGGCCGCAGGGGGACGCGACGTGCTGGTCTCGGAGACGATGCGCCCCTCAAGCGCGACCGAGCAATGGCATGACCGGCTGGCAGAGCCGGACGTATCGCTAAAGATTTCCGCCGGGATGGCCAACCTCGCGGTGGTTGAGGCGCCGAATTCCGAAATGGAGTCGCTGGCGATCGCGATTGCGATGCGCGAGGCGCGACATCTCGGCAAATCGGCCGCCTTGGTGACGCCGGACCGTGCGCTGGCGCGCCGGGTGATGGCGGCGCTGACCCGCTGGAATCTCGAATTCGACGATTCCGGCGGCGACGCGCTGACGGACACCTCCGCCGGCATTTTTGCGCGCCTCACGGCGGAAGCCGCCGCCAAGGGGCTGGAGCCGCCGACCTTGCTGGCGCTGCTGAAGCATCCGCTGTTCCGGCTCGGTGGCGCACATGGTGCGCTCAAGCGCGCCATTGAAGTGCTCGAACTGGCGGTGCTGCGCGGCACCCGGCCGCAAGCCGGCAGTGGTGGCCTTGCGCGCGACTTCGATCGTTTCCGGAGCGAGCTCAAAAAACTCAACAACAAGGAAACCTCTTCGCTTCATCGCTCCGAGCAGCGCGCGAAGTTGAAAGAGGATGAACTCGATCTGGCCCAGTCGCTGATATCAGCTCTGCAGAAGGCGTTTGCGCCGCTGGAGAGCATGGCGACGTCAAAGCCGTATGATTTCGCCGAACTGGCGCAGCGCCACCACGAGGTGCTATCAGCGCTTTCATCCGACCAGGACGGCATCGCCGTGGTATTCGAGGGCACCCAGGGATCGGTCCTCGCCGCAGCATTCGACGAGCTGCTTGGCGAACAGAAGCAGAGCGGGCTTGCGGTCCAGCTCGGCGACTACGCGGAAGTGTTTCAGACCGCCTTTGCCGACCGCATGGTGCGGCGGCCGGAACATGCCGATGCGCAGCTGCAGATCTACGGCCAACTCGAAGCGCGGTTGACGGAATCCGATCGCGTCATCCTCGGTGGGTTGGTTGAAGGCGTGTGGCCGCCGGCGCCGCGGGTCGATCCATGGCTGAGCCGGCCGATGCGGCATGAACTCGGCCTCGATCTGCCGGAGCGGCGCATCGGCCTCTCCGCGCACGATTTCGCGCAACTGCTCGGACATGGCGAGGTGATTCTCAGCCATTCGGCAAAAGTCGGCGGCGCGCCGGCGGTCGCCTCGCGCTTCCTGCACCGGTTAGAGGCCGTCGCCGGCGAGGCGCGCTGGAACGCGGCGAAGCTGGCCGGCGCAAACTATGTCCGTTTTGCCGATGAACTGGACCGGCCGGACAAGGTCCAGCCGATCGAACAGCCCGCGCCCAAGCCGCCGCTTGCGACGCGGCCGCTCAAACTGTCGGTCACCGCGATCGAGGACTGGCTGCGCGATCCCTACACCATCTACGCGAAGTATATTTTGCGGCTCGATCCGCTCGATCCCGTCGACATGCCGCTGTCGGCGGCCGATCGCGGTTCGGCGATCCATGATGCGCTCGGCGAATTCACCCAGACCTATGCCGAAGCGCTGCCCGGCGACGTCGTGCAGACGCTGCGCGGCATCGGCGCCAAGCATTTTGCGCCGCTGATGGAACGGCCGGAGGCAAAGGCGCTGTGGTGGCCGCGGTTCCAGCGCATCGTCGGCTGGTTCGCCGATTGGGAGCAGGCGCGGCGCGATAACCTCGCCAAAATCTTCGCCGAGACCCGAGGCGAAATCGGAATTCCGCTCGACAACGCGCGGACCTTCACCCTTTCCGCCCGCGCCGACCGGATCGAACAGCGCCGTGACGGCAGCTTTGCGATCCTGGATTACAAGACCGGGCAACCGCCGACCGGCAAGCAGGTGCGCATGGGCCTGTCGCCGCAACTGACGCTGGAGGCCGCGATCCTGCGCCAGGGTGGCTTTGCGAATATCGACGCCGGCGCGTCCGTCGGCGAACTCGTTTATGTCCGGCTCAGCGGCAACAATCCGCCTGGCGAGCAGCGGACGCTCGAGCTGAAAATCCGCAACAACGACACGCCGCAGCCGCCGGATGCCGCGGCCGACGAGGCGCTGCAGAAGCTGGAAGCCCTGATCCGCGCGTTCGAGAACGAGGATCAGGCCTACACCTCGCTGAATCTCTCGATGTGGTCGAACCGCTACGGCGCCTATGACGACCTCGCCCGCATCAAGGAATGGTCCGCGGCCGGCGGCCTGGGGATCGAGGAATGGTGA
- the addA gene encoding double-strand break repair helicase AddA: MVKAPRTIPSAVRATQARASDPAASAFVSANAGSGKTHVLVQRVIRLLLDGVAPEKILCITFTKAAAANMAERVFTTLGHWVTLDDAALDAAIKDAGIAHPDRGLRKSARKLFACALETPGGLKVQTIHALCTRLLQQFPFEANVPARFAVLDDRDQTEMMERANLGVFLEASRHPDSATGRALMTAMASAADVTFKDVVREACLSRDHFMAWTDAAGSAHAAAAQISAALGVDPDDRIEDVERAIVDGPDLPRSRWPEIARVLDTGNKTDQEQARRLRDALIFTGAAQVDEYFGVFLTEADRTPRKSVVTKKFIDNNPALGRLFDSEFSRIIPLIERRRAVTARDRTEALLHIATAAAANYRREKQERGLLDYDDLIDKTLAMLDRVSSGWVHYKLDRGVDHVLIDEAQDTSPRQWDIVAHIISEFTSGAGARDGLVRTVFAVGDEKQSIFSFQGAAPREFDLRRRELQKKFEGAGLKFDPVSFTYSFRSGPAILKSVDHVFREQDIFRSIHSVETGHPVHNWLADAGPGQIDLWDLAVADDRQDIEGWRAPFDGVSLTSPEVKLARRIQAEIKSLVDGGTMTGSTGARRPLRYGDMLVLVRRRGNAFDAVIQALKHANIPVAGADRLKLTEHIAIIDLMNLADALLLPQDDLALAVALKSPLFGLTDNDLFKLARDRKGSLRAALTMRAATDGLLRDVLWRLEQCERRVVHETPFAFYAWLLGGDGGRARILQRLGHEANDALDEFLELALNYERKAPASLQGFMAWLRAADTEVKRDMEISRDEVRVMTVHGAKGLEASVVFLVDTTTSPSDTQRLKLINLSQGNADPHAPGVVVWAGRKAEDPASVVAARAAMIADTEDEYRRLLYVAMTRAADRLVVGGCLPGNMNTVRKLSWYDLITKGLASSDLQMQEFETPNGKVTRYTLAEEAAPATGSAAAAPTAAPIALPTWLLTPAQPEKSAESALRPSEPTNEQSHPVRTGESIAQRARALQRGTLVHRLLQSLPDIAASSRRDAALAYLARNADGWTEDERERLTENALALIADPRFAAVFADGSRAEVSIVGRLERPHRRPALVSGQIDRLAVSDHEVLIVDFKTNHTPPTEVAEAPKGYIRQLALYRAVLGQLYPQRPVRAALVWTETAEFMEISAPALDAELAAIIQRDDRA; this comes from the coding sequence ATGGTGAAGGCCCCGCGCACGATTCCATCGGCGGTCCGCGCGACGCAAGCGCGCGCGTCCGATCCGGCCGCCTCCGCCTTCGTTTCGGCCAATGCCGGTTCCGGCAAGACCCATGTGCTGGTGCAGCGCGTGATCCGGCTGCTGCTCGACGGCGTGGCGCCGGAAAAGATCCTCTGCATCACCTTCACCAAGGCCGCGGCCGCCAACATGGCGGAACGGGTGTTCACGACGCTCGGCCATTGGGTCACGCTCGATGACGCGGCGCTTGATGCGGCGATCAAGGACGCTGGCATCGCCCATCCCGATCGCGGCTTGCGCAAATCGGCGCGAAAGCTGTTTGCCTGTGCGCTGGAAACGCCGGGTGGCCTGAAGGTGCAGACCATCCACGCGCTGTGCACGCGGCTGCTGCAACAATTCCCGTTCGAGGCCAATGTGCCGGCGCGCTTTGCCGTGCTCGACGACCGCGACCAGACCGAGATGATGGAGCGCGCCAATCTCGGCGTATTTCTCGAGGCGTCGCGCCATCCCGACAGCGCCACCGGGCGCGCGCTGATGACGGCGATGGCGAGCGCGGCCGACGTCACCTTCAAGGACGTGGTGCGCGAGGCCTGTCTGAGCCGCGATCATTTCATGGCCTGGACCGACGCCGCCGGCAGCGCGCATGCCGCCGCGGCGCAAATTTCCGCAGCCCTCGGCGTTGATCCGGATGACCGCATCGAAGATGTCGAGCGCGCCATCGTCGATGGACCGGACCTGCCGCGATCGCGCTGGCCGGAGATCGCCCGTGTTCTGGATACCGGCAATAAAACCGACCAGGAGCAGGCGCGCCGGTTGCGCGACGCCCTGATCTTTACCGGCGCGGCGCAGGTCGATGAATATTTCGGCGTGTTCCTCACCGAGGCCGACCGGACGCCGCGCAAATCGGTGGTGACGAAGAAGTTTATCGATAACAATCCGGCCCTGGGCCGGCTGTTCGATTCAGAATTCTCCCGCATCATACCGCTGATCGAGCGACGTCGCGCCGTCACCGCCCGCGACCGCACCGAGGCGCTGCTGCATATCGCAACCGCAGCGGCTGCAAATTACCGGCGCGAGAAGCAGGAACGCGGCCTGCTCGACTATGACGATTTGATCGACAAGACGCTCGCGATGCTCGACCGCGTCTCTTCCGGCTGGGTGCACTACAAGCTCGACCGCGGCGTCGACCATGTGCTGATCGACGAGGCGCAGGACACCAGCCCGCGTCAGTGGGACATCGTCGCGCACATCATTTCGGAATTCACCTCGGGCGCCGGCGCGCGCGACGGCCTGGTGCGAACGGTGTTCGCGGTCGGCGACGAGAAGCAGTCGATCTTTTCGTTTCAGGGCGCGGCTCCCCGCGAGTTCGACCTGCGGCGCCGGGAACTACAGAAGAAGTTCGAGGGTGCCGGGCTGAAGTTCGATCCGGTGTCCTTCACCTATTCGTTCCGCTCGGGCCCGGCGATCCTGAAGTCGGTCGACCACGTCTTCCGCGAGCAGGATATTTTCCGAAGTATCCATTCGGTCGAGACCGGTCATCCCGTCCACAACTGGCTCGCTGATGCCGGTCCCGGGCAGATCGACCTCTGGGATCTCGCCGTCGCCGACGACCGGCAGGACATCGAGGGCTGGCGCGCGCCATTCGACGGCGTCTCGCTGACCAGCCCCGAAGTGAAGCTGGCGCGGCGCATTCAGGCCGAGATCAAGTCGCTGGTCGACGGCGGCACGATGACCGGCAGCACGGGCGCGCGCCGGCCGCTGCGCTATGGCGACATGCTGGTGCTGGTGCGACGGCGCGGCAACGCATTCGACGCCGTGATCCAGGCGCTGAAGCACGCCAATATCCCGGTCGCCGGCGCCGACCGGCTCAAGCTGACCGAGCATATCGCGATCATCGACCTGATGAACCTTGCCGACGCGCTGCTGCTGCCGCAGGACGACCTGGCGCTCGCGGTGGCGCTGAAGAGCCCGCTGTTCGGCCTCACCGACAACGATCTGTTCAAGCTGGCGCGGGACCGCAAGGGCTCGCTGCGCGCGGCGCTAACGATGCGCGCCGCGACCGACGGCCTGTTGCGGGATGTGCTGTGGCGGCTCGAACAATGCGAGCGCCGCGTCGTCCACGAGACGCCGTTTGCATTCTACGCCTGGCTGCTCGGCGGCGACGGCGGCCGCGCGCGCATCCTGCAACGGCTTGGGCATGAGGCCAACGACGCACTCGACGAATTTCTCGAACTGGCGCTGAACTACGAGCGCAAGGCGCCGGCTTCGCTGCAGGGCTTCATGGCGTGGCTGCGCGCGGCCGACACCGAAGTGAAGCGCGACATGGAAATCTCGCGCGACGAAGTCCGCGTCATGACCGTGCACGGCGCCAAGGGCCTGGAAGCCTCCGTCGTGTTCCTGGTCGATACCACGACGTCGCCTTCGGACACGCAGCGGCTGAAGCTGATCAACCTCTCCCAGGGAAACGCCGATCCGCATGCGCCGGGCGTGGTGGTGTGGGCCGGCCGCAAGGCCGAGGATCCCGCCTCCGTTGTCGCCGCGCGCGCGGCCATGATCGCGGATACCGAGGATGAATATCGCCGCCTGCTCTACGTCGCGATGACGCGTGCGGCGGATAGATTAGTCGTTGGCGGCTGCCTGCCCGGCAACATGAACACGGTGCGGAAATTGTCCTGGTACGACCTGATCACCAAGGGTCTGGCGAGTTCGGACCTGCAGATGCAGGAATTCGAAACGCCCAACGGCAAGGTGACGCGCTACACGCTGGCGGAGGAAGCCGCTCCCGCTACTGGCTCCGCTGCTGCTGCGCCGACAGCCGCACCGATCGCGCTGCCGACCTGGCTGCTGACGCCGGCGCAGCCGGAGAAGTCGGCAGAAAGCGCGCTGCGGCCTTCTGAACCCACCAACGAACAAAGCCATCCGGTCCGCACCGGCGAATCCATCGCGCAGCGGGCCCGCGCGCTCCAGCGCGGCACGCTGGTGCACCGGCTGCTGCAATCGCTGCCCGATATCGCGGCTTCAAGCCGACGCGATGCAGCCCTCGCCTATCTCGCCCGCAACGCCGATGGCTGGACCGAAGACGAACGCGAGCGGCTTACGGAAAACGCGCTGGCCTTGATTGCCGACCCGCGCTTCGCGGCGGTATTCGCGGACGGCAGCCGTGCCGAGGTGTCGATCGTCGGCCGGCTGGAGCGGCCGCACCGGCGACCGGCGCTGGTTTCCGGACAGATCGACCGTCTGGCGGTCAGCGATCACGAGGTTCTGATCGTCGATTTCAAGACCAACCACACCCCGCCGACTGAAGTAGCCGAGGCGCCGAAGGGATATATCCGCCAGTTGGCGCTGTATCGGGCCGTGCTCGGCCAGCTTTATCCCCAGCGGCCGGTTCGCGCCGCGCTGGTTTGGACCGAAACGGCTGAATTCATGGAGATTTCAGCCCCTGCGCTGGACGCGGAGCTGGCCGCCATTATCCAAAGGGATGACCGTGCTTGA
- a CDS encoding metallophosphoesterase: MRFAAIADVHGNYLALEAVLADIRAQGVEGIVNLGDMASGPLDARRTMDMLMTLDATHVLGNHDRYLIDRPPEKMGSWDRPAHAQLNAGHLDWLRTVPTTSVFREKVFLCHATPEHDEIYWLETVQPDGVVRMSSLDAIEERAKGITQSLILCAHTHVARAVQLRDGRLIVNPGSVGSPGYRDTHPHPHVIEAGTPDARYAILELVGSDWRVTFRHVPYDHGTMAALARQNGQPELASALATGWIG, encoded by the coding sequence ATGCGTTTTGCCGCGATTGCCGACGTGCACGGAAATTATCTGGCACTGGAGGCCGTGCTTGCCGACATCCGCGCGCAGGGCGTCGAGGGGATCGTCAATCTCGGCGACATGGCGAGCGGTCCGCTTGATGCGCGGCGCACGATGGACATGCTGATGACGCTCGATGCCACGCATGTGCTCGGCAACCATGACCGCTATCTGATCGACCGGCCGCCGGAGAAGATGGGTTCGTGGGACCGGCCGGCCCACGCGCAGCTCAATGCAGGCCATCTCGACTGGCTGCGCACGGTGCCGACGACATCGGTGTTTCGCGAAAAAGTCTTTCTCTGCCACGCCACGCCCGAGCATGACGAGATCTACTGGCTGGAGACGGTGCAGCCCGACGGCGTGGTGCGGATGTCATCGCTCGACGCGATCGAGGAGCGGGCCAAAGGGATCACGCAATCATTGATCCTCTGCGCCCACACCCATGTCGCCCGTGCGGTGCAGCTTCGCGACGGTCGCCTGATCGTCAATCCCGGTAGCGTCGGTTCGCCCGGCTATCGCGATACCCATCCGCATCCGCATGTCATCGAAGCCGGCACGCCGGACGCGCGCTATGCAATTTTAGAACTTGTCGGCAGCGATTGGCGCGTCACGTTTCGGCACGTGCCTTACGATCACGGCACCATGGCCGCTTTGGCGCGGCAAAACGGGCAACCTGAACTGGCGTCGGCGCTGGCGACGGGATGGATCGGGTAA